A window of Pirellula sp. SH-Sr6A contains these coding sequences:
- the crtI gene encoding phytoene desaturase family protein, with amino-acid sequence MTTRKVVVIGAGPGGLATALQLAHSGAQVTILEARDVVGGRCSTLRAQGFSFDVGPTFYLYPRILKEIFESIGRNIDDEIPMKKLDPQYRISFGSGGELDCTPNLQEMDRQIRELSPADAGAVFRYIQKNRTKLERFRPILESPFNSMLDLLRPSLAAAAPYVKPWKSLGNDLESFFKDPRLVIAFSFQAKYLGMSPFRCPSLFSILSFLEYEYGVFHPYGGCGRVSERMAEIAEEEGCDVRVNEPVTKLHFKGRRVTAVETQEGIYEADAIVINADFAHAMQKLVPNHLRRRWSDEKLAKKKFSCSTFMMYLGVEGSYPDEKHHTIHIAKDYQKNLYEIEQSKVLPSDPSIYIQNPCITDPSMAPAGKSSLYVLVPVPHVSPNTPWDDTQRTYFRHLTLRKMEEVGFPDIRERIVYEKVVTPADWRDQFYVYQGATFNLAHNLGQMLHRRPHNKFEELDGVYLVGGGTHPGSGLPVIYESSRITCKQLLPDLGLPSQFIRDMRPLDRPEPELVS; translated from the coding sequence ATGACGACGCGCAAAGTGGTGGTAATAGGAGCCGGACCCGGCGGACTGGCGACTGCTCTCCAACTGGCACACTCGGGTGCACAAGTCACAATTTTGGAAGCGAGGGATGTTGTCGGCGGGCGATGCTCCACCCTCCGAGCCCAAGGCTTCTCCTTCGACGTCGGCCCCACGTTTTACCTCTACCCTCGCATTCTCAAGGAAATCTTTGAATCGATCGGGCGGAATATCGACGACGAGATTCCAATGAAAAAATTGGATCCGCAATACCGCATCAGCTTCGGATCCGGCGGGGAGCTGGACTGCACTCCAAATCTCCAAGAAATGGATCGGCAGATTCGAGAACTTTCGCCAGCGGATGCTGGCGCCGTATTTCGCTACATCCAAAAGAATCGGACCAAATTGGAACGGTTTCGACCCATTTTGGAATCTCCGTTCAATAGCATGCTCGACTTGCTGCGCCCCTCGCTTGCAGCCGCTGCCCCGTATGTGAAACCTTGGAAATCGCTCGGAAACGACTTGGAGAGCTTCTTCAAGGATCCGAGATTGGTAATCGCATTTTCGTTCCAAGCGAAGTACCTCGGAATGTCCCCATTTCGATGCCCGAGTCTCTTTTCGATCCTCTCGTTCTTGGAGTACGAGTACGGCGTCTTCCACCCCTACGGGGGATGCGGGCGCGTGAGCGAGAGAATGGCCGAGATTGCGGAAGAGGAGGGCTGCGATGTTCGTGTCAACGAACCCGTTACCAAACTCCACTTCAAGGGGCGTCGCGTCACCGCAGTCGAAACGCAGGAGGGCATTTACGAAGCGGACGCGATTGTGATCAACGCCGATTTTGCCCATGCCATGCAAAAGCTCGTTCCCAATCACCTCCGTCGCCGCTGGTCGGATGAGAAACTGGCGAAGAAGAAATTCTCCTGCTCGACCTTCATGATGTATCTCGGCGTCGAAGGGTCCTATCCCGACGAAAAGCACCACACGATCCACATTGCCAAGGACTACCAAAAGAACCTTTACGAGATCGAACAGTCGAAAGTCCTGCCGAGCGATCCCTCGATCTACATCCAAAATCCCTGCATCACCGATCCGTCCATGGCTCCAGCGGGAAAAAGTTCGCTCTATGTCCTCGTCCCTGTCCCGCACGTGAGCCCCAACACGCCTTGGGATGATACGCAACGCACATACTTCCGACACCTGACTCTGCGAAAAATGGAGGAAGTCGGTTTCCCGGATATTCGGGAAAGGATTGTTTACGAGAAAGTCGTAACGCCAGCCGACTGGAGAGATCAGTTCTATGTCTACCAAGGTGCCACGTTCAACCTCGCCCACAATCTAGGCCAAATGCTCCACCGCCGCCCGCATAACAAATTTGAAGAACTCGACGGAGTCTATTTGGTCGGAGGTGGCACTCACCCTGGGAGCGGCTTGCCTGTGATCTACGAATCCTCGAGGATCACCTGCAAGCAACTCTTGCCCGATCTAGGTCTGCCCTCGCAGTTTATTCGTGATATGCGTCCCTTAGATCGCCCTGAACCCGAGTTGGTTAGTTAG
- a CDS encoding glutathione peroxidase encodes MTDIYQFQAKGIDGSPISLDRYRGRVLLIVNVASHCVFTKQYNALQELHQNYSDRGLSVLGFPCNQFGNQEPGSDEEVKSFCELHYHVAFDLFSKVDVNGPHADPIFQYLKSQAPGLLGSESIKWNFTKFLVGRSGNVLRRYSSMTTPKQLESDIESALNETV; translated from the coding sequence ATGACGGATATTTATCAGTTCCAAGCCAAAGGGATCGACGGATCCCCGATCTCTCTCGATCGTTATCGAGGACGCGTCCTCCTCATTGTCAACGTCGCTAGCCACTGCGTCTTTACCAAGCAATACAACGCATTGCAGGAGCTTCATCAGAATTATTCGGATCGCGGTCTCTCGGTTCTCGGATTCCCATGCAATCAGTTCGGGAATCAAGAACCCGGTAGCGATGAAGAAGTGAAATCATTCTGTGAACTCCATTACCATGTCGCTTTCGATCTGTTCTCCAAGGTCGATGTGAACGGTCCGCATGCTGATCCCATCTTCCAATACCTCAAATCCCAAGCGCCCGGGTTGCTAGGATCGGAGTCGATCAAGTGGAATTTCACGAAATTCCTGGTGGGACGCTCGGGCAATGTCCTGCGCCGATACAGTTCAATGACCACGCCCAAGCAATTAGAATCGGATATCGAGTCCGCGCTGAACGAGACCGTTTGA
- a CDS encoding DegT/DnrJ/EryC1/StrS family aminotransferase: MTHPPAPRSLTALAVEESVRQCIASGTWRCYSGPNLERLAKWFCSTLGHRHVRFCSSGTLGIELALRSLHLRPDEEVLLCGYDYPGNFRAVEDSGARVVLSNPSPALQWSLDIDVLEQSVASETKAIIVSHLHGELAPVQRIVPWAHQRGITVIEDACQATGAMLQGRPIGSWGDLAVFSFGGSKLVSAGRGGVVLTSNDLLAQRMTCFCEKGNDAFAMSELQAAAIVPQCERLATDHRTRQQSAQQLWQTLSKFHWLRLPRMDEMDAEAAYYKLGMLCDFDAIDRDRERILTKWQEGALQVGKGFPGFASRSRKRYRSVDSMERSGSVAASTIVIHHAHLLDPLTGEVSVRRIIDAFEELEKEFQA; the protein is encoded by the coding sequence ATGACCCATCCCCCCGCTCCTCGCTCCCTGACAGCATTAGCGGTCGAAGAGTCCGTTCGCCAATGCATCGCCAGTGGAACATGGCGATGCTACTCGGGTCCCAACCTGGAACGACTGGCCAAGTGGTTTTGTAGCACGCTCGGCCATCGTCATGTCCGCTTCTGTTCGTCGGGAACCCTCGGTATTGAACTGGCTCTCCGCAGTTTGCATTTGCGTCCCGACGAGGAAGTCCTTCTATGCGGCTATGACTATCCTGGTAACTTTCGTGCCGTGGAGGATAGCGGCGCCCGAGTGGTACTCTCCAATCCGTCCCCCGCGCTGCAATGGTCGCTCGATATCGATGTATTAGAACAATCCGTTGCATCTGAGACAAAAGCGATAATCGTCAGTCACTTGCATGGTGAATTGGCCCCAGTGCAAAGAATCGTCCCCTGGGCGCACCAGCGAGGCATCACCGTGATCGAGGACGCGTGTCAAGCCACGGGAGCGATGCTTCAAGGTCGTCCGATTGGAAGCTGGGGAGATCTAGCGGTCTTCAGCTTCGGTGGCAGCAAACTGGTTTCTGCAGGCCGAGGAGGGGTAGTGTTGACTTCAAACGATTTGTTAGCACAACGCATGACCTGCTTCTGCGAAAAAGGTAATGACGCGTTCGCCATGTCGGAATTGCAAGCCGCTGCGATTGTTCCGCAATGCGAGAGACTCGCGACAGACCACCGTACCCGCCAGCAGAGTGCTCAACAACTTTGGCAGACCCTCTCGAAATTCCACTGGCTTCGTTTGCCTCGCATGGACGAGATGGATGCTGAAGCAGCTTATTACAAACTAGGAATGCTGTGCGATTTCGACGCTATCGATCGGGATCGAGAACGAATTTTGACAAAGTGGCAGGAGGGAGCTCTCCAAGTGGGGAAAGGCTTTCCTGGATTTGCCAGCCGTTCACGAAAAAGGTATCGTTCGGTCGATTCGATGGAGAGGTCAGGTAGCGTTGCGGCGTCCACGATTGTGATACACCACGCCCACTTGCTCGATCCGTTGACGGGGGAGGTGTCGGTGAGGCGGATCATCGATGCGTTTGAAGAACTCGAAAAGGAATTCCAAGCGTGA
- the surE gene encoding 5'/3'-nucleotidase SurE, producing MKLLLTNDDGMDAEGLQELARLLRVEHECWVVAPDQGRSCCSHSVTNAEPLKLRQHGEREWDLSGTPADCVRVAIHCLNFKPDYVLSGVNHGGNLGVDTLYSGTVSAAREASMLGIPAVALSQYMRRDIAKDWAQSAFRARRVLEHLWLDPPVEGTFWNVNLPAIVPEEVVGTVHFPISFCDTEHSPLQFHFTPYETANPELLGGNSVRTFLYQSNYQTRPRQDGSDVSLCFAGHATVTKLKSFG from the coding sequence GTGAAGCTGCTGCTGACAAACGATGATGGAATGGATGCCGAAGGACTGCAGGAATTGGCTCGATTGCTACGCGTAGAACACGAATGCTGGGTCGTCGCGCCCGATCAAGGACGCAGTTGCTGCAGCCACTCGGTAACCAACGCAGAACCGCTCAAACTGAGGCAACATGGAGAACGAGAGTGGGACCTTTCCGGTACCCCTGCCGATTGTGTACGCGTGGCGATCCATTGCCTGAACTTCAAACCCGATTATGTACTCTCGGGAGTCAACCACGGTGGAAATTTAGGAGTCGATACTCTCTACAGCGGAACGGTGTCGGCGGCCCGCGAAGCCTCCATGCTCGGAATTCCGGCTGTAGCCCTCTCCCAGTACATGCGGCGCGATATTGCGAAGGATTGGGCCCAGTCCGCATTCCGAGCCCGTCGCGTCCTAGAACACTTGTGGCTCGACCCACCGGTGGAAGGTACGTTTTGGAATGTGAATTTGCCGGCGATCGTCCCGGAAGAAGTGGTGGGGACGGTACACTTTCCTATCTCGTTTTGCGATACAGAACATTCTCCGCTTCAATTTCACTTCACGCCCTACGAAACAGCGAATCCAGAGCTGTTGGGTGGGAACTCGGTTAGGACATTTCTGTACCAAAGCAATTACCAGACTCGTCCCAGACAAGACGGCAGCGATGTTTCCTTATGTTTCGCTGGACATGCCACGGTGACGAAACTCAAATCATTCGGTTGA
- a CDS encoding PQQ-binding-like beta-propeller repeat protein, translated as MKLSHCLPFLLALGLIASSPLLGLQTIHAQQKGAPRALFAADYQKKIAAVINADGSVRWSLPIRDIHDAQPLPGGDWLLQTHFGEVRRIDSAGKEKWVYTPKPESGVERVEIHAFQYLPKSKEWMIAESGNTRILLLDENRSLKSKIPLQVSKPDPHRDTRLVRHTPQDTFLVCHEADMLIREYNRDGKIVWEYPVGKKAYSAVRLANGNTLIGTGDGHSAIEVSPSKEIVWQVGENDLPGVKLAWITMVQRLPSGNTWIVNCHAGPENPQIVEVSPDKKVVWSFLDFERFGNSLPVALPVIE; from the coding sequence ATGAAGTTGTCACACTGTCTCCCATTCTTGCTCGCTCTAGGGTTGATCGCTTCAAGCCCACTATTGGGGCTTCAAACGATACACGCGCAACAAAAAGGTGCACCACGCGCTCTGTTTGCGGCCGACTATCAAAAGAAAATCGCTGCCGTCATCAATGCCGACGGTTCGGTTCGGTGGAGCCTGCCTATTCGAGATATCCACGATGCTCAGCCACTCCCCGGCGGAGATTGGTTGCTTCAAACCCACTTTGGCGAAGTTCGACGCATCGACTCAGCGGGCAAAGAGAAATGGGTCTACACCCCGAAGCCAGAATCAGGAGTCGAACGGGTCGAAATCCACGCATTCCAATATCTGCCTAAAAGCAAAGAGTGGATGATCGCCGAAAGCGGAAACACACGAATCCTCTTGCTTGATGAAAATCGTTCTCTCAAGAGCAAAATTCCACTCCAAGTTTCCAAACCGGATCCCCATCGCGATACACGATTGGTTCGACATACCCCCCAAGACACTTTCCTCGTTTGCCATGAAGCCGACATGCTGATCCGGGAATACAACCGGGATGGCAAGATCGTATGGGAATACCCGGTCGGCAAGAAAGCCTATTCGGCTGTCCGACTGGCCAACGGCAATACGCTGATTGGAACGGGAGATGGTCACAGCGCGATCGAAGTTTCGCCAAGCAAGGAAATTGTTTGGCAAGTCGGTGAGAACGACCTCCCCGGGGTAAAGCTCGCTTGGATCACCATGGTCCAACGACTTCCTTCGGGTAACACTTGGATCGTTAACTGCCATGCAGGACCTGAGAATCCACAAATCGTCGAAGTCAGTCCGGACAAAAAAGTAGTTTGGTCGTTCCTGGACTTTGAACGTTTTGGAAACTCCCTCCCCGTCGCATTACCGGTAATCGAGTAA
- a CDS encoding FAD-dependent oxidoreductase: MKLVIVGGVAGGASAAARARRLSEDAHIVLVERGRHVSFANCGLPYYIGDAIRQREKLIVTTPQRLQDRFRIDVRTETNAIEILRDEKKIKLQNQKTGEIVLESYDKLILSPGASPIRPPFPGSELPNVYTLRTLDDVDGIRGLVDSGIRDAVVIGAGFIGLEVVENLVHRGVRTHLVQLTDQVLGTMDKEMTTPIERQLQERGVQLHLGTTASQIKRSDAGKLHVTLQNGGEIATDMVLIGIGVRPENHLAVQAELEIGTRGGIVTNDVMQTSDPNIYAVGDAVEVEDFVLKSRAQIALAGPANRQGRIAADHALGRSLRYRGTQGTAIVRAFQCVAAATGATERTLLRCQLPYQKIYLHPAHHAGYYPGAQGMCMKLLFAPETGKILGAQIVGGEGVDKRIDVLAMAIQAGMTVVDLEEVELAYAPQFGSAKDPINMAGFIAAGVLRGDHPIAHWSDIMQDTNAFVVDVRDPSEFEQGHYPSAMLLPVDQLRSSLDRLPKDQPIYVYCRVGQRGYIATRILLQHGFEVCNLSGGYLTYQLVAPK; this comes from the coding sequence ATGAAATTGGTGATTGTCGGTGGCGTCGCCGGAGGTGCCTCTGCCGCCGCGCGTGCTCGGAGATTATCCGAAGATGCGCACATTGTTTTAGTCGAACGGGGACGTCACGTATCGTTTGCGAACTGCGGCCTCCCTTACTACATAGGAGACGCGATCCGGCAACGTGAAAAGCTAATCGTTACGACTCCCCAGAGATTGCAAGATCGGTTTCGAATTGATGTTCGAACGGAGACAAACGCGATCGAGATCCTGCGAGATGAAAAGAAAATCAAATTGCAGAATCAAAAGACCGGGGAGATCGTTCTCGAGTCGTACGACAAGTTAATCCTTTCACCGGGAGCGTCACCGATTCGCCCCCCGTTCCCAGGTTCTGAGTTACCCAACGTCTACACCCTGCGAACGCTCGACGACGTTGATGGTATTCGCGGGCTCGTCGATTCCGGTATCCGGGACGCCGTGGTGATCGGGGCCGGATTCATTGGCTTGGAAGTCGTCGAGAATTTGGTGCATCGAGGTGTTCGCACCCACCTTGTTCAATTGACCGATCAAGTTCTCGGGACGATGGACAAGGAGATGACCACGCCGATCGAACGCCAGCTCCAAGAACGCGGAGTGCAGCTTCACTTGGGGACCACTGCGAGTCAGATCAAGCGGAGCGATGCAGGAAAGCTGCATGTTACCCTGCAGAATGGTGGCGAGATCGCCACGGACATGGTGCTGATTGGCATCGGTGTGCGCCCCGAGAATCACTTGGCAGTTCAAGCGGAACTTGAGATCGGAACGCGCGGCGGAATTGTCACGAATGACGTCATGCAAACCTCCGACCCGAATATTTACGCCGTGGGTGACGCCGTCGAAGTCGAAGACTTTGTTCTGAAATCGCGAGCGCAGATCGCGTTAGCAGGGCCTGCCAACCGGCAAGGACGAATTGCTGCGGACCATGCCCTCGGTCGCTCTCTCCGATACCGAGGAACGCAAGGAACGGCCATCGTCCGCGCTTTTCAGTGCGTCGCCGCTGCGACAGGGGCTACCGAACGCACCTTGCTGCGATGCCAACTCCCCTACCAAAAAATCTATCTGCATCCTGCCCATCACGCGGGCTACTACCCGGGTGCGCAGGGCATGTGCATGAAGCTACTTTTTGCACCCGAGACCGGAAAAATACTCGGAGCCCAAATCGTGGGAGGAGAGGGAGTCGATAAGCGAATCGATGTCCTCGCGATGGCCATTCAAGCTGGAATGACGGTGGTCGACCTCGAAGAAGTCGAGTTGGCGTACGCCCCCCAATTCGGATCTGCCAAAGATCCGATCAACATGGCGGGCTTCATCGCAGCCGGTGTTCTTCGAGGAGATCATCCGATCGCTCATTGGTCCGATATTATGCAGGATACGAACGCCTTCGTTGTGGACGTTCGCGATCCCTCGGAATTCGAGCAAGGGCATTACCCTAGTGCGATGCTACTTCCTGTCGACCAGCTGCGAAGTTCGTTGGATCGGCTGCCAAAGGACCAGCCCATTTACGTGTACTGCCGCGTCGGGCAGCGCGGCTACATTGCGACTCGCATCCTTCTGCAACATGGATTCGAGGTTTGCAATCTGTCGGGTGGCTATCTTACCTATCAGCTCGTTGCGCCGAAGTAG
- a CDS encoding ArsR/SmtB family transcription factor has protein sequence MTNPSSQPPMPSVPGPVIAQNNRPVLSLKAWQHAAECLRVLAHPVRLQIVQLLLTERCTVGEIAERCGISPSQTSEHLKLLQRCGFLGCDKEARFAYYRVIEPELANIMCCIENKFQASAS, from the coding sequence ATGACAAATCCAAGTTCCCAACCACCGATGCCCAGCGTCCCGGGGCCGGTGATCGCCCAGAACAACCGACCCGTCCTTTCTTTGAAGGCATGGCAGCATGCGGCAGAGTGTCTTCGGGTGTTGGCGCACCCGGTGCGTCTCCAGATCGTGCAGTTGCTGCTTACGGAGCGTTGCACCGTTGGGGAGATCGCAGAACGCTGTGGGATTTCCCCCAGCCAAACTTCGGAGCACTTGAAGTTGTTACAGCGGTGCGGTTTTCTGGGCTGCGACAAGGAAGCACGATTTGCGTATTACCGAGTGATCGAACCGGAGTTGGCGAACATCATGTGTTGTATTGAGAACAAATTTCAAGCAAGCGCTTCGTGA
- the pepF gene encoding oligoendopeptidase F, with amino-acid sequence MDNPNRSEVPVADTWDLSSLFPKDETWNAALAEFEQLIPGFAPFAGRLGSSPEVLAQCLEFDCRVDHLAERIGVYASLRTSENQTNSTYQGYLARYYSAATKAGQAASFIRPEILSIPQDRLLSFLEHPALAPFKLVLERINRFRAHTLSQSEERLMAMQGEMAQTASKAFRQLNDADLKFGKIKNEKGVEQDLTNASFSSFLISPDRDVRRNAFHQYYAEFEAHENTLAATLAGSVHTDVYYAKARNYPSARESSLFGDNVPVSVYDNLIASVRKNLPAVHHYFELRRRKMGLADIHHYDTYVPILADRQTHYTWDQAVDVVLDSLQPLGSEYGKTLEAGLRGRWCDRYPNKGKRSGAFSSGAYDSDPFILMNYKPTVLNDVFTLTHEAGHSMHTYYSSKNQPFHYYSYTIFVAEVASTFNEQLLAKYLIDRASTKEERAALINHEVDSIRATIVRQTMFAEFEKIVHEMAEAGEPLTVASMRQAYRELLEAYFGPDFALDDQLSLECFRIPHFYNAFYVYKYATGLSAAIALSRRVLQGGPQELDDYMSFLKGGCSKDPLDLLRGAGVDMSQPEPVDIALTEFGKLVQELDELLV; translated from the coding sequence ATGGACAATCCTAACCGATCCGAAGTTCCCGTTGCGGACACATGGGACCTAAGTAGCCTGTTTCCCAAAGATGAAACCTGGAACGCAGCCCTTGCTGAATTCGAACAACTTATACCGGGCTTTGCGCCATTTGCAGGGAGACTCGGGAGCTCGCCCGAGGTGTTGGCGCAATGCCTGGAATTCGATTGCCGCGTCGACCACTTGGCCGAACGGATCGGCGTTTACGCTTCCCTGCGTACCAGCGAGAACCAAACCAACAGTACCTATCAAGGCTATTTGGCACGGTACTACTCGGCCGCGACGAAAGCCGGACAAGCTGCGAGTTTTATCCGCCCCGAGATCTTGAGTATCCCTCAAGATCGATTGCTCTCATTCCTGGAGCACCCGGCCCTCGCCCCCTTCAAACTGGTTCTCGAACGAATCAATCGCTTTCGTGCCCACACCCTCAGTCAGTCCGAAGAACGACTGATGGCCATGCAAGGAGAAATGGCTCAGACAGCCAGCAAGGCATTCCGCCAACTCAATGACGCCGACTTGAAATTTGGGAAAATCAAAAACGAGAAAGGGGTTGAGCAAGATCTGACGAACGCATCATTCAGCTCGTTTCTCATTTCCCCCGATCGCGATGTCCGCCGCAACGCGTTTCATCAGTACTATGCCGAGTTCGAAGCGCACGAGAATACGCTCGCAGCCACCTTAGCTGGCAGTGTCCATACAGACGTCTACTATGCCAAAGCGAGAAACTATCCGAGCGCTCGCGAGAGCTCCCTCTTCGGTGATAACGTTCCCGTCAGTGTCTACGACAACCTCATCGCATCGGTTAGGAAGAATTTGCCCGCTGTCCATCATTACTTCGAGCTGCGCCGAAGAAAGATGGGGCTTGCCGACATCCATCATTACGACACTTACGTCCCTATTCTCGCGGACCGCCAAACACACTACACCTGGGATCAAGCAGTCGATGTTGTTTTGGATTCGCTGCAGCCGCTCGGATCCGAGTATGGCAAAACTCTCGAAGCAGGGTTACGAGGCCGTTGGTGTGATCGCTACCCGAATAAAGGCAAACGAAGTGGTGCCTTTAGCAGCGGAGCGTACGACAGTGATCCGTTCATCTTGATGAACTACAAGCCGACGGTTTTGAACGATGTGTTCACCTTGACGCACGAGGCGGGGCATTCGATGCACACCTATTACTCGTCAAAGAATCAACCCTTTCATTACTACAGCTACACAATCTTCGTTGCGGAAGTTGCTTCGACGTTCAATGAGCAATTGTTGGCAAAGTATCTGATCGATCGAGCGAGCACGAAGGAAGAGCGTGCGGCATTGATCAATCATGAAGTCGATAGCATTCGTGCCACGATCGTTCGCCAAACCATGTTCGCAGAGTTTGAAAAGATCGTCCATGAGATGGCTGAGGCGGGCGAGCCTCTCACTGTCGCTTCGATGCGCCAAGCCTATCGCGAACTCCTAGAAGCCTACTTTGGTCCAGACTTCGCGCTGGACGATCAGCTCTCGTTGGAATGCTTCCGTATTCCACACTTCTATAACGCATTCTATGTTTACAAATACGCGACCGGACTTTCCGCTGCCATCGCCCTCTCCCGGAGGGTCCTCCAAGGTGGACCTCAAGAACTGGATGACTATATGAGTTTCCTCAAGGGAGGCTGCTCGAAGGATCCACTCGATCTGCTTCGTGGTGCGGGAGTCGACATGAGCCAACCTGAGCCAGTCGACATTGCTCTCACCGAGTTCGGCAAACTGGTGCAAGAGCTCGATGAGCTACTTGTCTGA
- a CDS encoding sulfatase — MFRIVIGWTFFLVFASIAGAEQEKRPNILFAFADDWGRFASIYAQADGPGTLNDFVKTPNIDRLAREGVLFRKAFVSAPSCTPCRSALLSGQHFWRTGRGAILRGAVWDPAIPAYPLLLRDSGYHIGETYKVWGPGTPNDAPYGAGKHAFEKAGGKINQFSQSVTKALQEGVALADAKEQILRQVDANFNAFLNARPEGAPFCYWFGPTNVHRQWTQGSGKALWGFDPDQLEGKMPSFLPDVPIVREDLCDYFGEIAAFDAAVGRLIRRLEETGELDNTLIVISGDHGPPGFPHGKCNLYDFGTNVSLIMRWGQAPANRSIDDLVSLTDLAPTFLEAAGVPIPSTMTGRSLMGILQSSKSGKCEPARDAVFVGRERHVENARADFKPYPQRAIRTDDYLYILNFEPDRWPLGDPYRLEDGREPTLKELTDVTRVTLPDEDAGPTKAWLVQHRHDPEWRSHFEWVYGKRPQSELYDLNRDPNQTRNVAGDSDYAKVREQLHARLMQELERTGDPRVQNGGDYFESPPLSGPVRESDK; from the coding sequence ATGTTCAGAATAGTGATCGGATGGACGTTCTTCCTGGTGTTCGCGTCGATTGCGGGTGCGGAACAGGAAAAGCGTCCCAACATCCTCTTCGCCTTCGCAGATGACTGGGGGAGGTTCGCGAGTATCTATGCCCAAGCCGATGGTCCCGGGACGTTGAACGACTTTGTCAAAACACCCAACATCGACCGCTTGGCCCGCGAGGGAGTATTGTTCCGGAAGGCATTCGTGTCGGCTCCGAGTTGTACTCCTTGCCGAAGCGCACTTTTATCCGGTCAGCATTTTTGGCGCACCGGCCGCGGCGCGATCCTGCGGGGTGCGGTATGGGATCCCGCGATTCCAGCCTATCCCTTGCTCCTGCGAGATAGCGGCTATCACATTGGGGAAACGTACAAAGTGTGGGGCCCCGGAACACCCAACGATGCTCCCTACGGAGCTGGGAAACATGCTTTCGAAAAGGCCGGGGGCAAGATCAATCAGTTCTCGCAAAGTGTCACGAAGGCACTCCAAGAAGGCGTCGCGTTGGCGGACGCCAAGGAGCAGATCCTTCGCCAGGTCGATGCGAACTTCAATGCGTTCTTAAATGCCAGACCTGAAGGTGCACCGTTTTGTTATTGGTTTGGTCCAACTAATGTTCATCGGCAGTGGACTCAAGGATCCGGTAAAGCCTTGTGGGGATTCGACCCGGACCAACTTGAAGGGAAGATGCCCAGCTTTCTTCCCGATGTTCCGATAGTGCGCGAGGATCTATGCGATTACTTCGGTGAGATCGCTGCTTTCGATGCTGCGGTGGGTCGGTTGATCCGAAGGTTGGAGGAAACCGGCGAATTAGACAATACTCTCATTGTCATTTCTGGGGACCATGGGCCACCTGGGTTCCCGCACGGGAAGTGCAATCTTTACGACTTTGGAACCAACGTGTCACTCATCATGCGATGGGGCCAGGCGCCTGCGAATCGCTCGATCGACGATTTGGTGAGTCTCACAGACCTGGCTCCTACCTTCTTAGAAGCAGCCGGAGTGCCGATTCCATCAACGATGACCGGTCGGAGTTTGATGGGCATTTTGCAATCGTCCAAATCTGGCAAATGCGAGCCCGCACGCGACGCAGTATTTGTCGGTCGAGAGAGGCATGTTGAGAATGCGCGGGCGGATTTCAAACCCTATCCGCAACGCGCGATACGAACCGACGACTATCTTTACATCCTCAATTTCGAACCCGATCGTTGGCCACTTGGAGATCCCTATCGGTTGGAGGATGGTCGAGAGCCCACGTTGAAGGAATTGACCGATGTGACGCGTGTAACACTACCAGATGAAGACGCGGGGCCCACCAAGGCATGGTTGGTGCAGCACCGCCATGACCCGGAGTGGCGATCCCATTTTGAGTGGGTATACGGCAAGCGGCCTCAATCGGAGCTGTACGATTTAAATCGAGATCCAAACCAAACCCGCAATGTGGCGGGCGATTCCGATTATGCAAAAGTCCGTGAGCAGTTGCACGCGAGGTTGATGCAAGAGCTAGAGCGAACGGGCGATCCTCGGGTTCAAAACGGCGGGGACTACTTCGAGTCCCCGCCTCTTTCCGGACCTGTTCGGGAATCAGACAAGTAG